The genomic region GCATTTATAGTTGCAGCTTGGGTCAGTGGCATTGCGATTTTATCAGTTCAAAATGCTACATTAGTGTCGGTTCAATTTTTAACGTTGCGATCAGTGCAAATGCCCGTTGGTATACTACTGGCATTTTGTGTGGCGATTGGGGCGATCGTGATGGCAGTCCTCCAGGTGATTTGGAATTTTCTCACCCGTGAGGAATAACTGAAACGGACGAAGGCACAACATAGGCTAATCAATGACTAATCCTCTTGTCGGCATTATTATGGGCAGCGACTCAGATCTTCCCACCATGCAAGATGCGATTTTGGTTTGCGAAGAGTTTGGGATTGCTTGTGCGGTTGGTATTGTCTCGGCTCATCGTACTCCAGACCAAATGGTGGACTATGCCAAACAAGCCCATCTGCGGGGTTTGCGGGTAATTATTGCAGGTGCAGGTGGTGCTGCGCATTTGCCAGGAATGGTAGCGGCCTTAACACCATTGCCTGTCATTGGGGTGCCTGTGCCTAGTCGCCACTTACATGGGCTAGACTCGTTGTATTCAATTGTGCAGATGCCTACGGGCATTCCAGTAGCAACGGTTGCGATCGGCAATGCTCGTAATGC from Cyanobacteriota bacterium harbors:
- a CDS encoding lipopolysaccharide assembly protein LapA domain-containing protein; this encodes MARILLAFIVAAWVSGIAILSVQNATLVSVQFLTLRSVQMPVGILLAFCVAIGAIVMAVLQVIWNFLTREE
- the purE gene encoding 5-(carboxyamino)imidazole ribonucleotide mutase, coding for MTNPLVGIIMGSDSDLPTMQDAILVCEEFGIACAVGIVSAHRTPDQMVDYAKQAHLRGLRVIIAGAGGAAHLPGMVAALTPLPVIGVPVPSRHLHGLDSLYSIVQMPTGIPVATVAIGNARNAGLLAIQILATHDPSLLEQVMQYRQKLKEQVIAKQVTLDRVGYHDYLQIIGNQH